From Paludisphaera rhizosphaerae, a single genomic window includes:
- a CDS encoding DUF4129 domain-containing protein: MPASAAISNLTALVSAIVQAPADADPARLAREVMGGSDFWWKQLKPGTTPEAPWLKKLGAAMLDVLIRILEAVGSVIGWFFRLFGRFTGTGGSGGSVLVWIVAGAIIAWAMWKLIPLFFRGSGGAPPIARADALALETLAAASDLREQAAHALASGRHAEAIRLALLALIAALEQQGLLRYDTTRTNREYRAELRPRPDLAERFGRLAVIYERVWYGREPAAREQAEESIRLCALAIDGEAVSPG; the protein is encoded by the coding sequence ATGCCGGCCTCGGCGGCGATCTCGAACCTGACGGCCCTCGTCTCGGCCATCGTGCAAGCGCCGGCCGACGCCGACCCGGCGCGCCTGGCCCGAGAGGTGATGGGCGGCTCCGACTTCTGGTGGAAGCAACTGAAGCCGGGGACGACGCCCGAAGCGCCGTGGCTCAAGAAGCTCGGCGCCGCGATGCTGGACGTCCTCATCCGGATTCTGGAAGCCGTGGGGAGCGTGATCGGCTGGTTCTTCCGCCTCTTCGGCCGCTTCACCGGGACCGGGGGCTCGGGTGGATCGGTGCTGGTGTGGATCGTCGCCGGCGCGATCATCGCCTGGGCGATGTGGAAGCTCATCCCACTGTTCTTCCGCGGCAGCGGCGGCGCTCCCCCAATCGCCCGCGCCGACGCCCTCGCGCTGGAAACCCTGGCCGCGGCCTCCGACCTGCGCGAGCAGGCGGCGCACGCGCTGGCCTCGGGCCGACACGCCGAGGCGATCCGCCTGGCCTTGCTCGCCCTGATCGCGGCGCTGGAGCAGCAGGGCCTGCTTCGCTACGACACGACCCGCACCAACCGCGAGTATCGCGCGGAGCTGCGGCCGCGTCCGGACCTGGCCGAACGGTTCGGTCGGCTGGCGGTGATCTACGAACGGGTCTGGTACGGCCGGGAACCGGCCGCGCGCGAACAGGCGGAAGAGTCGATCCGCCTTTGCGCCCTGGCCATCGACGGAGAGGCGGTCAGCCCTGGATAA
- a CDS encoding DUF4350 domain-containing protein — protein MLILLLLGLLALGMLGDRLRVSYRTALTGCAYDNGTGGASGLYRWCDRMGLPATLLDVPTIEAFEGSPSPSGNVVITMGDGSWSPSDEEMEADAWLPIRAWLERGNTLIIVTSDPDELPKPVRNNLLAGKLRVIDPADSSKRPISAALRGEGLVDNRPETVEAPTVGDGSLTVEAKGPRWAAKSTADEAVESGWRLAGDAKGGVLYRIPVGRGSCYILLDAFAWTNAGLDAGENAQVLASILDREIDEGTVAIDEYRHGHGRAESFLTYLVGLPGAPAFLWLALAWALLYYYGRNVRLRPAERYELQERRTAQEYIDAVAQIHERARAAPIAVEAVAARLRQLVRSSSGGDPAAEALLKEADAYVESGRRPSSPHEAVRLVTRLVQLRKRLYGTRTVS, from the coding sequence TTGCTGATCTTGCTGCTCCTGGGTCTGCTCGCCCTGGGGATGCTCGGGGACCGCCTCCGGGTCTCGTACCGGACGGCCCTGACGGGATGCGCCTACGACAACGGGACGGGCGGGGCCTCCGGCCTGTACCGGTGGTGCGATCGCATGGGCCTGCCCGCCACCCTGCTGGACGTTCCAACGATCGAGGCGTTCGAGGGGTCTCCCTCTCCGTCGGGGAACGTCGTGATCACGATGGGGGACGGGTCGTGGTCTCCCTCGGACGAAGAGATGGAGGCCGACGCCTGGCTGCCGATCCGCGCCTGGCTGGAGCGCGGCAACACGCTGATCATCGTGACCTCGGACCCCGATGAGCTGCCGAAGCCGGTCCGGAACAACCTTCTGGCGGGCAAGCTTCGGGTGATCGACCCCGCGGACTCGTCCAAGCGGCCGATCTCCGCCGCGCTTCGCGGGGAAGGTCTGGTGGACAACCGCCCCGAGACCGTCGAGGCTCCCACGGTCGGCGATGGGTCGCTGACCGTCGAGGCCAAGGGCCCGCGTTGGGCGGCGAAGAGTACGGCCGACGAGGCGGTGGAGAGCGGCTGGCGGCTCGCGGGAGACGCCAAGGGGGGCGTCCTGTACCGCATTCCCGTCGGACGGGGGTCGTGCTACATCCTGCTCGACGCCTTCGCATGGACGAACGCCGGGCTCGACGCCGGCGAGAACGCCCAGGTTCTGGCGTCGATCCTTGACCGGGAGATCGACGAGGGGACGGTCGCGATCGACGAGTATCGCCACGGGCACGGTCGCGCGGAGTCCTTCCTGACCTACCTCGTGGGTCTGCCCGGAGCGCCGGCTTTCCTGTGGCTTGCACTGGCATGGGCCCTCCTGTACTACTATGGCCGTAACGTCCGGCTCAGGCCGGCTGAGAGGTATGAACTGCAGGAGCGAAGGACGGCCCAGGAATACATCGACGCGGTCGCCCAGATCCACGAACGGGCGCGAGCCGCGCCCATCGCCGTCGAGGCGGTCGCCGCAAGGCTCCGCCAACTCGTCAGGTCCTCGTCCGGCGGCGACCCCGCCGCCGAGGCGCTCCTCAAGGAAGCCGAC